One Candidatus Atelocyanobacterium thalassa isolate ALOHA genomic window, TGTTCCAGCAAAAATGATGATAAATCTAGTTATTCCATAACTCCTGGCTCAGTCTTGTTTGTTGCTGATGGTGATAGTGTTCAGAAAGATAAAATGCTAGCCGAGGTAACGTCCGCTAAAACAACTTGTGCTACAGAACGAGCAACAAAAGATGTATCTACCGATCTAGCTGGAGAAGTATTTTTTGCAAGCCTAGTGTCAGAAGAAAAAACTGACCGCCAAGGGAATACGACTCATATTGCCCAAAGAGGGGGATTAGTATGGATATTATCAGGAGAAGTATATAACTTTCCTCCTGGGGCAGAACCAACAGTGTCAAATGGGGATCAGGTAGTAGAAGAAGATGTACTAGCAGAAACTAAATTAGTATCGATGAACGGAGGGATAGTAAGGTATCTTTCTGAAAGCCGTGAAATAGATATTATTACTGCCTCTGTATCTTTAGATAAGGCTGAAATACGTAGAGAAAGCAGTGGTGGGCATGAGCAATATATAATCTATACAGCTGAAAATCAGAGATTTTTATTAAAAGCAACTCCTGAAACAAAGGTACAAAATCATGCGGTTATTGCAGAACTAATTGATAACCGTTGTGAAACTTCTACAGGTGGTATTTTACGTTATGGCGGCATCGAAGTCGCTAAAGGAAGTCGGAAAACTGGTTATGAAATATTAGGAGGAGGAACTCTACTATGGGTTCCCGAAGAAACTCATGAAGTTAATAAAGATATTTCTCTATTAATAGTTGAAGATGGACAATATGTTGAAGCAGGTACTGAAGTGGTAAAAGATATTTTTTGCCAGTCTTCAGGTGTTGTTGAAGTTGTTCAAAAAAATGACATTTTACGAGAAATTATTATTAAGCCTGGAGAGTTTCATTTAGATGTTGATCCAAATGAGGTCGTATTAAAGAATGAAGATCTTGTTCCTCCAGGAACTGAGGTATTGCCTGGCGTTGTTAGTACTGATTTATGCCAAGTAGAGTGGATTGAAAGTACTGAAGGACAAGGTTTATTGTTACGCCCTGTCGAAGAGTATAATATTAATCACAAACCAAAAGTTCCATCTCAAAATTCAATTAATGGAAAAGATTTAGAAAGACATATTGAATTAAGAACTGTACAAAAATTATTTTATAAAGATGGAGAAAGAGTAAAATCGGTTGATGGAGTTCACCTTTTAAATACTCAGTTAGTACTGGAAATTGAAACTGGTAATGATCAACTATCCTCTACTTTGGTAGCAGATATTGAATTAAAAGATGATGATAAAAAAGATTGTCAGCGCTTACAACTAGTTATTTTAGAGTCGTTGACACTACGTCGTGATCTTGATACAGATCCTTACGGTGGAATAATTAAAACTAGTGTCTTAGTATCGAATGGGGATCAAATATCTCCAGGTGACATAGTAGCAAAAACCCAAATTCGATGCAAAGAAAATGGGCGAATTCGAGGAATAAAAGATGGCCTTGAAGCAGTACGTCGTCTCTTAGTAGTACGCAATGAAGATATCCAAGTTTTTACATTAAATGAAGAACCAAAAGTTAAGGAAAATGACTTGGTTGTAGCAGGGACAGAACTTGCTTCTGGAGTAATCACAGCTGAATCAGGACTAATATCTTCTATAAATAAAATCAGTGCATCAAATTATAAAGTAACTTTGCGGCTAGCTCGTCCTTATAGAGTTTCTGCTGGAGCTATTCTACATGTTGATGATGGAGATTTAGTTCAACGTGGGGATAATTTGGTCTTACTGGTTTATGAAAGAGCAAAAACAGGAGATATTATACAAGGTTTACCTAGAATTGAAGAGTTACTTGAGGCTCGGAAACCTAAAGAAGCTTGTATATTAGCTCGAAAACCAGGAGTTTGCCAAATTGAATATAGCGACAATGAAATTTTATCAATGAAAGTTGTTGAGGAAGATGGAGCAGAAACTGACTATCCTATTCTTCTTAATCAAAACGTTATTGTTTCAGACAACCAAAAAGTTGATATTGGTGAACATTTAACTGATGGTCCAGCCAATCCGCATGAATTATTAGAAGTATTTTTTAATCATTATGTTGATAAGAAAGGAGTTTATGAAGCTGCTTTAATTGGTTTACAAGAAGCTCAGAAATTCTTGGTTGATCAGGTACAAGTTGTTTATCAATCTCAAGGAATTGATATTTCTGATAAACATATTGAAGTTATTGTTCGTCAGATGACTGCAAAGGTTAGGGTTGATGATGGAGGGGATACAACAATGTTACCTGGTGAATTAGTAGAATTAAGGCAAATAGAACAAGTAAACGAGGCCATGTCTATTACAGGTGGTGCTCCAGCTATGTATACTCCTGTTTTGTTGGGAATTACCAAAGCTTCTTTAAATACAGACAGCTTTATAAGCGCAGCATCATTTCAAGAAACTACTCGTGTGTTAACTGAAGCAGCTATCGAAGGAAAATCTGATTGGCTGAGAGGTTTAAAAGAAAATGTAATTATTGGTCGTTTAATTCCTGCAGGTACTGGTTTTAATGTTCACGAAGAAATGCTTACAGGAGCTGTAGACGCCAGCGATGACAATTCTGACAATCAACATGAGAAAGAAAGTAAGCAAAATAATAAATATGATAGGGAGCACTCTAATCGATTACTAGGATCTACTTTAGATAAGGTAGATGAGAATATGATTTTAGATGATAATATTGCTCGTGCTTACACTAAAGCAGAAACTCCTTGGAATATTTATGGTAAAGAAAAAGATGATGAGTAAAAAAAATTCATCTGTGAACTTAAACAAAGATAAAACATAATAATTTGCTTTTTATTTTGGTTATATTTTGAGGGTATTATGTGCCCTCAAAATATAACCAAAATAAATATTTATTAATTTATATATTTCAATTTTTTGTTTAAAATATATAAGTATTAAAAATTAGACTTATCTATGGACTTAACTTCTTTAAGACAAGAATATAACTGCAAAGGCTTAGTAAAAGAAGAATTATCTTCCGATCCTTTTCATCAGTTTGAAAAATGGTTTGAGGAGTATGTTCAAACAAGCCTACCAGAACCAAATGCAATGGTTCTAGCAACTGTTTCGGAAGCAGGAGAGCCTTCCTCGAGAACAGTTCTCTTAAAATATTTTGATGAACAAGGATTAGTCTTTTTTACAAATTATGGAAGTAAAAAAGCCAAACAAATTGAGGGTAACTCTAATGTTGCCTTGTTATTTCCATGGTTTCTTTTAGAGCGTCAAGTCAAAATTGAAGGAATCGCTAGTAAAATTTCAACAACAGAATCTTTAGCATATTTTATTAATCGTCCTCGAGGTAGTCAATTGGGTGCTTGGTGCTCACATCAAAGTAATATTATTTCTTCAAGAAGTATGTTGGAGAATAAATTTGAAGAATTAAAGCTAAAATTTCAAAATAAGACAATACCTTTACCATCTTTTTGGGGTGGATATAGAATCGTTCCTAAGCAGTTTGAATTTTGGCAAGGACGAAGTAATAGATTACACGATAGATTTGTTTATGCATTGAATGATGATAACAAATGGAGTCTTGATCGCTTATCTCCTTAAATCTCTCTATATCAGTTAAATCATCATCTTAATTATAATTGAATGTCTAAACAGCTAAAATTTAATTAAATGAAAAAGTAGTAGTAATTAATAAATATAAATTACTACGATACTAAAATTTAGATCATCTTAGTTTTTAGAAGCTGGTTGAATAACAAAGATTACAGTAATATTCTTAGCTGCATAAAATTTTTAAAAAAGACACTATTTTTAATAACAAGTTATAGAAATTTTTCTTATTTTACTTACTACAAACTATGATTTAAGATCATAATAGCCATAAACATATTGATAACTATAAATAAGTTTAGTAACTTATTTATTAGCAGTTAAAACAATAGTCTAATTATTTAAAAATAAAAGAGAAGTAATTAAATCAGTAAATATACGATAGTAAATAAACTTTTTTAAGTTAGATTTGATAGTTTATGTATGTTTTGTTGAGGTAATTAAAATTATGATTGATGTTATTATAATTACGACATTTATTCTGGTAGCTGCTGGGATTGGTTTTAATAGTATTGATTTACTTTCTTTAGAATTACAAAAACAAATCGCTGATATAAATAGCTTAAGATGGTTAGGAGCTTTTTGTTCTTCAATTTTAGGATTGATTTTTGGTTTGGTTGCTCAAACTACGTATAGAAATATAGAAACATATGCTAGAACTATTCCCATAGAATTTACCTTAACAAGATCAATGGGACTTATTACAGGACTCATTATAACTAATCTTACACTTGCTCCAATTTTCTTATTACCTATACCTCAAGAATTTACTTTTATTAAACCTATGGCTGCCATTTTAGGAAGTACTATATTTTCCTTTATGGGAGTTAGCATAGCAGGCGCTCATCAGAATACTATTCTAAGACTAATAAATTTCAGGGTGTCTGAAACTTGGTTAGCTAAAGAAAATAAACTTCAGGCTGCTTCTGTCAAAATTATTGATACTAGTTGCATAATAGATGGACGCATAGAAAAACTAGTACATACAGGATTTATTGAGGGGAGAATTCTAATTCCTAGATTCGTATTGGATGAATTACATATATTAGCAGATAATAATAATAATCAAAAACGTTTCAAAGGACGTAGAGGATTAGATATATTAAATAGAATGCAGAGGTCTAACCCTGAAAGTTTTTCTATTTACCAACACTATCATACAAAAGCTTCTACTATTGATGCAAAGTTAATCGATCTTGCTAAAGAAATTAACGGAATTCTTTTAACAAATGACCATAATTTAAGTAAAGTAGCCACATTACAAAAAGTAAATATTCTTAATATTAACGATATTGTTGAAGCTAGTCGCTCAATTTACCTTCCTGAGGATATATTACATCTTAAAATTATTAAATCAGGGCAAGAGACTAGTCAAGGGGTAGGATATTTAGAAGATGGTACTATAGTAGTTATAAAAGAGGGAGAAAAATATGTCGGGAAAACTACAAGTGTTTCTGTAACTTCTGTAATTCAAACTTCCACAGGAAGAATGATTTTTGCAAAAATTGAATCAATTATTTCTTAGTATTAAAACTATTTTATACATTAAAAATAACTAATATCTTTTTGGCATTAAGTACAATTTAATTCTTCAAATATATTATTTCTTGTATGCAATCTTCTTAAATGAGATTCTAGTTCATAAGTCAATCTTTCAGAATCATTTTTAGTATTTTGGAAATCATATATATTTATATCCATAGGCAAACCTATGTTTACAATAACTTTTGTCCACCAAGAAGGGAAAAATTGACTATATTGAATACTGATTGGTAAAACTTTTACTATATTATTAGGCTTTTCAGATTTTACACCTAAAACAATATGAGCTGTACCTCTTTTCAAAGTTCGAATTTGAGATCCCCTAAAGATACCTCCTTCTGGGAAAATAACTAACATCTTTTCTTTTTTTAAAATTTCTACACTATAATCCAAACCTCCACCAATTAATTGTTTAGAATTAATTGGGAAACCTCCTAATCTTCGGATACACCAACCTTGAAAACCTTTCATTTCACTAGAAGAAACCATGAAATGTAAATCTCGTCCACTAGTTACACGACCTACCGCATAAGGAATTATTAAGGCATCCCAACGAGATCGATGAGTTGGAGTAACGATTACTGAACCGTTTTTAGGAATATTTTCCTTACCTTTGACTACTAAACGACCAAAATACAAGGGTAATATTATCCAAAATCCTAAAATATAAGCAATGTAGGTTAGCCAAGGAGAAACTGTAGACTGTAATTTTTCACGTGAACGATTAGGGGTATCCATAAAGTTAAATACAAGTAATAAAAGTAATAAAAATAATAAACTTAGATATTTAGTTACCCAGCATTTTTTGAACCTTTTCCTGCAAATTCTTACTTTTAGCAACGATTTCTTCAATCTTTAAAAATCTTTCTAAAGCTAATCCTTGCATTTTTACAGTGCTTTGTCTTTTTTTCTCTGCATTATTCATTATTTCTTCAAGTTTAACAACTACCTTCCTAAATTTATCCAGGTCTTCTGAAGAGTTATCAATATTGGGGTTTAGTTGTCTCTGGTTTTTATTAATTTCCATAAATTTTTCAGGAGTTAAACCTTCCTTTTTCATTGCTTTGGCCATAATATGCTGCATATTCATTTCAATTCTTTGAAAATGTTTAATTACATTTACAAATTGCTTTAGCTCTAAAGGACTAACTTCCTGTGAATAAATTGTTTCTGTTTTTATGGTAGGTGATAAAGGTGCTTGAAATTGAGATTTAGCTTTCTGAGGAGATGCGAGTAGTAAAATTGTAACTATGCTGCTTAATATAGATATTTTAAACATAAAATTTTTCTTGAACATTTATTTATAATTCCAGTATAGTTAATTATATTAGACCTCTACTGTCTAAATTGTCATATATTTTTTAGTTATTAGTTATTGAATTTTTCTCTAACAATAATATTTGCTAGATTTTAGCTCAATGAAATAGAAATATATCTTACAATCATTATAATCTTGATATATTCTAACAAAAGCCTCTTTACATAAACCTAACAATTAAATTGAATTCTCATGAAGCCCAATAATATTATGAGCCAGGTAAAGAGATTAAATATTATTATTAAAGGTATTGTTCAAGGTGTCGGATTTAGACCGTTTATTTATAAATTATCAACAAAGTTAGATTTAAAAGGAGTAGTTATCAACTCTGGATCAGGTATTATCATTGAAGTTGAAGGAAATCATAATAATCTACAAAGTTTTTTGTCAAAACTACATCAAGAAAAACCTATAGTATCAAAGATTGACTATGTTAGCGTTATTATTCTTAAACCTTTTGGTTATTTAACTTTTAAAATTAATAATAGTATTAATGACAAAAAAAATGTTAAGGTTCCTCCTGATATGGCTACATGCCAAGATTGTTTAGAGGAAATATCTAACCCTATAAGTAGACGGTATTTATATCCTTTTACTAACTGTACTGATTGTGGATCACGCTATAGTATTATTCATGGTTTACCTTATGATCGTTCTCAGACAAGCATAAAGAAATTTATCATGTGTCAATTTTGTCAAAAAGAATACAATAATTCTTTTAGCAAACGATTTCATTCTCAAATCAATCTTTGTCCTTATTGTGGCCCCAAATTAAAACTACTAAATCATAGGGGTAAAGTATTATCGTATAGTCTTGAAGCTTTAAGGCAATGTATAAATGATCTTAAGGCTGGAAAGATCGTTGCAGTTAAGGGATTAGGAGGATTTCAAATAATTGTTAATGCCAGGAATACAAATTCAATTCATAAATTAAGGAAATATAAAAACCGGCCTAAGAAACCATTTGCCTTAATGTA contains:
- a CDS encoding DNA-directed RNA polymerase subunit beta'; amino-acid sequence: MTFYNQIVDKRRLKKLIALAFRNYGSAHSSQVADDLKNLGFRYATKAGVSISIDDLTVPPAKRGMLQSAEQEISRTEARYARGEITEVERFQKVIDTWNSTSEELKDEVVRNFRKTDPLNSVYMMAFSGARGNMSQVRQLVGMRGLMADPQGQIIDQPIKTNFREGLTVTEYVISSYGARKGLVDTALRTADSGYLTRRLVDVSQDVIVREIDCGTRRGLMVKAMKDGERVKIALGDRLLGRVLAEDVIVGNDILAKRNQAIDAELAAKIGASVEYVIVRSPLTCEAARSVCQSCYGWSLATGRFVDLGEAVGIIAAQSIGEPGTQLTMRTFHTGGVFTGEVAEQIKSPSEGIIRWNKGLSARKVRTRHGEDAFQVEVGGELNWCSSKNDDKSSYSITPGSVLFVADGDSVQKDKMLAEVTSAKTTCATERATKDVSTDLAGEVFFASLVSEEKTDRQGNTTHIAQRGGLVWILSGEVYNFPPGAEPTVSNGDQVVEEDVLAETKLVSMNGGIVRYLSESREIDIITASVSLDKAEIRRESSGGHEQYIIYTAENQRFLLKATPETKVQNHAVIAELIDNRCETSTGGILRYGGIEVAKGSRKTGYEILGGGTLLWVPEETHEVNKDISLLIVEDGQYVEAGTEVVKDIFCQSSGVVEVVQKNDILREIIIKPGEFHLDVDPNEVVLKNEDLVPPGTEVLPGVVSTDLCQVEWIESTEGQGLLLRPVEEYNINHKPKVPSQNSINGKDLERHIELRTVQKLFYKDGERVKSVDGVHLLNTQLVLEIETGNDQLSSTLVADIELKDDDKKDCQRLQLVILESLTLRRDLDTDPYGGIIKTSVLVSNGDQISPGDIVAKTQIRCKENGRIRGIKDGLEAVRRLLVVRNEDIQVFTLNEEPKVKENDLVVAGTELASGVITAESGLISSINKISASNYKVTLRLARPYRVSAGAILHVDDGDLVQRGDNLVLLVYERAKTGDIIQGLPRIEELLEARKPKEACILARKPGVCQIEYSDNEILSMKVVEEDGAETDYPILLNQNVIVSDNQKVDIGEHLTDGPANPHELLEVFFNHYVDKKGVYEAALIGLQEAQKFLVDQVQVVYQSQGIDISDKHIEVIVRQMTAKVRVDDGGDTTMLPGELVELRQIEQVNEAMSITGGAPAMYTPVLLGITKASLNTDSFISAASFQETTRVLTEAAIEGKSDWLRGLKENVIIGRLIPAGTGFNVHEEMLTGAVDASDDNSDNQHEKESKQNNKYDREHSNRLLGSTLDKVDENMILDDNIARAYTKAETPWNIYGKEKDDE
- the pdxH gene encoding pyridoxamine 5'-phosphate oxidase, with translation MDLTSLRQEYNCKGLVKEELSSDPFHQFEKWFEEYVQTSLPEPNAMVLATVSEAGEPSSRTVLLKYFDEQGLVFFTNYGSKKAKQIEGNSNVALLFPWFLLERQVKIEGIASKISTTESLAYFINRPRGSQLGAWCSHQSNIISSRSMLENKFEELKLKFQNKTIPLPSFWGGYRIVPKQFEFWQGRSNRLHDRFVYALNDDNKWSLDRLSP
- a CDS encoding PIN/TRAM domain-containing protein — protein: MIDVIIITTFILVAAGIGFNSIDLLSLELQKQIADINSLRWLGAFCSSILGLIFGLVAQTTYRNIETYARTIPIEFTLTRSMGLITGLIITNLTLAPIFLLPIPQEFTFIKPMAAILGSTIFSFMGVSIAGAHQNTILRLINFRVSETWLAKENKLQAASVKIIDTSCIIDGRIEKLVHTGFIEGRILIPRFVLDELHILADNNNNQKRFKGRRGLDILNRMQRSNPESFSIYQHYHTKASTIDAKLIDLAKEINGILLTNDHNLSKVATLQKVNILNINDIVEASRSIYLPEDILHLKIIKSGQETSQGVGYLEDGTIVVIKEGEKYVGKTTSVSVTSVIQTSTGRMIFAKIESIIS
- a CDS encoding lysophospholipid acyltransferase family protein; its protein translation is MDTPNRSREKLQSTVSPWLTYIAYILGFWIILPLYFGRLVVKGKENIPKNGSVIVTPTHRSRWDALIIPYAVGRVTSGRDLHFMVSSSEMKGFQGWCIRRLGGFPINSKQLIGGGLDYSVEILKKEKMLVIFPEGGIFRGSQIRTLKRGTAHIVLGVKSEKPNNIVKVLPISIQYSQFFPSWWTKVIVNIGLPMDINIYDFQNTKNDSERLTYELESHLRRLHTRNNIFEELNCT